The genomic stretch TCGTTGTCGGATTGGTGACGTTTCTATATTCCGACTTGAGCATGTTTCAGAGTCTTACAAGATTTAACGCACTAGGTCCTCCTGCAATTCTTTAAATGCTGAGGCTATCAGGACAACGGCCAGTGGAACTATTGTTGTATAGGGCTGTGTAGGTGATACGCCCGGAATTTGTTGGATAAAAGcggtgaagagaaagaataaGTTAGCATATTTCGAAAATTGTTCTGTAAGAATGTTATTTATTGGCCAACGCCTGTATATGCAGATACTCTGACGACTTACCAAACAGAAACTTTGGGATAAAGGTTGCAACATTATATTTGCTTGTTGATACAAAGTTCGATCCAAATTCAGCGTTTGCAACGGAGTTATTCAATGCAACGACACGCTCCCCAGTCAAaaccttctctttctcccaaggccatttccatttccgTGACCGAAATTTTGACTTAGAAGGGGCTTTTGCTGGAGTAGTATTAGGTGGTCCTGGAAAGCTAGTATTATTTCCAGGTTGAaagtcatcgtcgtcgaaaTTCCACCCCTGCGGCAACCCGGATGAAGAACCTGACGGATTAACACCTGCTGGTGGCGCTGCTGAACGTGCTAATGGTAAACCACTTTCTTGAGACTGCATTGGAGCCGGCCTGCCAAAAGCAGAATCCGGTATAttgtcatcttcatcgtcaaagAAAGGGTCCAGGAGTTGAGGCGAGCGATCGGAATACGGACCAGCCGTTCCAGGAGGGTAGCCGTTCGCAGGCTGGTATTGTCGTGCAGCTGGGTTGGCTTGTGAGACAAGTCGTAAGAAGTCGTCGCCCATAGCGGCGAAGGCCTTTTGAGATCGTTGCCTGAACGAAGGATTGCAATGATGTTACAGCAGTATCGGCCAACGCAGTTGCTGAGTCGCAACCCCGTTATGTTAAGCATTAAGGGCTGTCACACAACAGTCCAAAATAACCTTAATTCCTTTTCCGGACACACGTTCGGCATAACTTCCCCTATCCCGAAACCGCGTCATTTAacgacaaggacaaggacgaTGCGCCTTAGAAAACGGGCTAAGTCTTCTTATAACGATCCCTCTCACAACTCAGAGAGTTCTTCGACTCAAACCGACTCACAATCTACCCTTGGCCGCATAGACTCTAAAGAGAGACTGAAGACAGAAGTAGAAGTTTTAAAGAAACGCAGTCACCGGGTTACTATTTCTGAAGTTCTTGAGTAAACCATGCTATTTCCTGATATGCCGATTTAGCCTTTCTTTGCGACGGGGAGgtttctttttcctcttgGAATAGTTCGTACGTGGAGCGTATCTGGTGGCATAAAACTTGTTAACCCAGCTTACTGTGTTTAGTCGGTACCCTCCTTGGGTTTGCTTTCGTCGAGCCCCAAGACCTACAAGACCTACAGGCCCAAGTTGTGACTCTCGTCAATCAGTATGATATCAATCTTCCCGAGTTCCCTGGTTTTGATATGTCGAGAGTGGAAGCAGAATGGACGCGACTTCGGACAAGCATTCCAGAAGTCTGGAAATTTAATAACGACGGTCGAGAATTCCAAGTAGGAGAAGCCATGAAAGCACGGGGTCTCAGCGCTGAGTATCCGCTGGTCCTCATACCTGGAATTGTTTCCACAGTGAGTGAAAGGCTTGTCAGTTAACATTTATCTTTCCATTTGACATACCTCAGGGACTCGAATCATGGTCCACGGCTCCCGCTTATCGTCCTTTCTTTCGGGAAAAACTATGGGGAGGTTTTAACATGCTATCACAAGTCACATTTAATAAAGAGAAATGGATAGCTGCCATGATGCTTGATCCTGTTACCGGCCTCGATCCACCGGATGCTAAAATACGTGCGGCGGAGGGCATTGATGCTGCAAGTTCTTTGATACAAGGATATTGGATTTGGCCAGTTTCTTTCCGTCTTTTAATATTAAAAACTCGTTCTAAAGGTCTTCAATAGGTCCAAAATTGTAGAAAACTTAGCTGTGATTAACTATGACACCAATAACTTGTTTCTCGCTCCGTATGATTGGCGATTATCATATTACAATTTAGAAGAACGAGATGGATATTTTTCAAAGTTAAAAACCACTATTGAAAGCTTAAGGTAGGCGTCCTTTGTTGATACTCATTTGTATTTCTCTCAAGCGTTTCAACCcagacaacgacaacgaaaaAAGGTTGTAGTAGCTGCACACTCCATGGGTTGTTCAGTAAGCCGAACATCTTGTTTCATTTCTAATCCACTCAAACTGAAATAGGTGTTTCTGGTATGGACATTGATGCTTATTCTGTGAATATGCATCTCACTACACCTCCATACCAATAGTATTTGTGAGATCTTACACCATGTTTGACAACCTATGTTGAATCTCATGTTTTTAGCTCTAAGTGGGTAGAGTCACCTTTGCACGGGAATGGCGGTTCCGATTGGGTCGAGGTAttcctctctttttttcctttgaaCCTCTTGAGGTGAAAATCTGAATTCCAATACCAGAAACATATTGAGAGCCACATAGCCATCGCCCCAACTCACTtggtatgaacatgaacTCGCTCCCGTAGGATAATAATAATTGATGTTTATTCTTCCCTTATGTAGGGTGTGGTATGTAGTTCTCCGTACGTCATTCTGATCAAATCTAACGAGATGTAGGCTAAAGCGATGGCAGCCTTTCTCTCTGGAGAAATGAAGGATACAGTCCAAATGCATCCAGCTGGTGCCTATGGTGAACAGAGTAGCAATTAGCATCAAGAAGTGATCTTGAATAATTTTCGTAGTTCTGGAACGTTTCTTTTCACGGAAAGAGCGGCAAGCACTGTTCCGCAGCTGGGCAGGCAGCGCTAGTATGTGGATGAAAGTGAGTTATTCAATTCACTGAGCTTGAACCTATATCTACGACCTTTGCAGGGAGGAAACGACGTTTGGGGAAACGATACTCATGCACCAGACGACGAGTGTGATGCAACTCACAGTCACGGACAGCTTATAGCATTCCGGGCAAACGCGGTCGAAAGTAATGATAAAAGTATAAATATGACTGCTGTAGATGCATCCACTTGGATTTTGGAGCACACTCCAGCAACCTTCCAGGTGCATGTTCTGTAAGCGATCTCAAATTCGCATGTACTCAAATCCTCGTTTAACAGAAAATGCTCGAGTCTAATTACTCGTATGGAATAGAGAAGGATGAAGCCCAGTTAGCAAGAAACAACTTGGATCATACGAAATGGTCCAATCCTTTAGAAATCAGGTGCACAGGGGTGTTTAAACAAGCTTCCACTTTACTCACTGTGTCATCCAGCTTGCCTTATGCGCCGTCTATGAAAATATACTGCGTGTATGGCCATGGAAAAGATACCGAGGTAGGTGGCACAACAATTAATTGATGTCTTTTCCAATTCAGTTGAACTTTCAGAGATCATATTGGTATGCTCGAGGCCAATATGAGCAAGATGAGGCATTTCCAGATGCCGCTAATGCTCAATGCGAGGAGGCCAACATCAATGAATGTGAACATAATCACCCACCTCTAGACATGCCTTTGTCAAGAACAAGCTGGATAGATGCTGCATACACGAACGAAACCGCATTTCCTAAGGTATAGTATTGGCGTTATACCCTTATAGCCCAGAACTGTAGGTTGATTCTTACGATCTGGCAGGTTCGAAACGGGGTGAAAATGGGTGAAGGTGACGGTACTGTCAGTTTGATAAGTCTCGGCGCCATGTGTGTTGAGGGATGGAAACGCAAACGCTGGAACCCAGCAGGGATCAAGATCACTACCGTTGAAGTGCGCATCCTCCAACAGCCAACACTCAAATATGTGTTTAACTGCTGATTCGCGATATTTTGTATAGTTACCGCACCGTCCTGTTCCAACTATTCCCCGAGGAGGCGCAAATACCAGTGATCATGTCGACGTTCTTGGGTCCACGGGGCTTAATGAGATTATTCTGAAGGTAGCAGCGGGTGTTGGGGCTGAAATCCAGGATACCTTTGTATCAAATATCCGAGAATACTCGCAAAAAATACAGTGGGACTAGTCTGAGTTCAAGTTGCTTATCAGAGCATACTTTTCTTGTAGATGTCACAATAACATGTTGCTACATTACTATTCTACAGACTATGACAGTTTGGGTGAGATGATGCCCCACTTCGCAACTATGTCTTGGGTATATTTTTGATGGTAATCAATTGCATTAAGCAACTTTTGGTTCATTGCAACAGGTGTATGTAATCGCTGAAAATCTTTCACTATCATCGCTTCACGGTGTGATTTCCTGGTGAATAAAATGATCAAAATACTCTCAAAGAGCCAAAGCGAGCGACCCACCCTTTTCGTGGGAGTTGTTCACCGGTCTGCATAGTCGAGTACATAAAGTCTTTGAGTTTTAGAATCACACCTCGTTCGAAGTCCTCAGACTCTTTGTCTGTCAAACCAAATCGAAATGTAACAGGTGAGCCTCGTATCGATAGATACTCGTGACACCGAACCCAATAGTCGACATTAGAGTCCATCAACCAAAGCCTTTCCAAGTCCTGTGAAAGGGGAATGAATAAAGAGAAAAATCTGTAGCCATGCTGTTTACTCACTTGTATACAACACTCCTTGATGACTTTAAGAAATATTCTCCTCCCATGTTTCTGTTCGTCGACAAATGACTTAAGGATTCGTTTGTCTTCGTCGTCTAGAAGGACAACATTTGCCTGCGAATTATCACTATAAAATGTGTTCATCTCAATTGCCAGGGAAGCCTTTTCAACCACCCTTCTCCGATAGAATTCAACCATAGTGAAAAGATGGAGAAAGTCAGACATAAGCTCTGGAAGGAATGCAGGGCGGAGAATATTGTTCAACGCATAGACAATGATATCCAGAGGAGGTGCGTGATCAGAGGGATATTCCTCTGTCGCAAGAACGGAATCCAAAATTTCTGAGGAGTACGCTATAAGAGAGCATTGAAACGAGATAAGCTGAAACTCACTGATAACAGACTCTTGTGTGTCCTGACTGGGAGTCACCGGGGTTGATTCTTGAGCACGCAAGGCGAGTCGGTGTATCAAGTCCATGAGTAGGAGCAAGTGACTCAGGGGCACGCTGAACAAGGAAAGTCACAAACGCGCATTGTCACAAACACGCAGTCTCTGAATGGAATGTGACAGGGATTGATAGGTGCATATCCCAAAGGTGAGCAAATCTACCAAGAACGTCGAATACTAACAGGTCGATGTTGGCAACAGCACGCAAACTAGATGAAGCATGCACGTCCGGTGTTCTACTGGTGTATTAGGATTCCTCGGCGTTCTGTGGGCCGCACCTTGGAGCCTGAGGCCGCGGAAGGGGGCAAACTGGacggacaaggacaaggttAAGACTGTGCGCTTATTTTGACAGGAACTGTCCATGGTCAGATATAAGTTTCATGTTTAACTACGATTATCGGCGTCCGCGGCCGGTGCCTCTGGGAGAACACTGTCGATGGAAGGCGGATGTCCTCTTTCGGAAGTCGGCCTTCCTTTACGAGCCTTCGTTTTCAGTGTCTGCATATGATATAAAGTCATCATCGCCCAGTTTTGTCTCTCattcctttccctcttctCCATGTCATCCGCACCCCCCTCTTCTCTCCCTCCCCAGGTCCATACTTCTCCTCATATCCATCTGCTCCCCGCTTACCCTCCCTATATAGCATACACAGGTCCTTATCGTCGGTGGAGGCCCTGCTGGCTCCtatgcagcagcagcattgGCCAGAGAAGGCATCCAAGTCACCCTTCTCGAGGCATCCAAATTTCCGAGGCATGCTTcacccttttctttttttcctcgTCTGATGCCCTTGATGTGACTAGATACCACATTGGCGAAAGCCTCATTCCATCTGTTCGACACTACCTCCGATTCATTGGGGCAGAGGAAAAAATGGTTAATCATGGTTTTGTTTCAAAGGTAGTTTTCCCTCTCTTCTCCCTTGATCctttttctcatctttcAAAGCCCGGTTCAGCCATAAAATTTAATCAGTTCAAGCGAGAAGGCTGTGAGTTACGATTGCCGATTTCTCGCGCATTTTTCTCATTAAATTTATGTACAGACACCGATTTTGTGGCCTTGGGTCATAACAATAATGCCTGGAACGTGGTATGTATTCTTTTCTTCGAGAAGAAATAAAGCTGACACAGAAGCAGGTCCGCTCCGAATTTGATCAAATGCTTTTGAACCATGCCCGGTCCACAGGGGCTTCGGTCTATGAGCAGACAAAGGTCGAATCGATTTCCTTTTCCTCGACGGATCCAAGTAGACCCGTATCAGTCTCGTGGACGCACACACCCCCTCCTGCCCCACCATCGCCTCCTGCGTCCCCTACCAGCTCCACCttctctggcttctttccttCCGATTTTTCTGTGAAAAATTTCACGGCATCTGGACCCAGCCACGGTAAAACTAGCTTCACCTATCTGATTGATGCCACAGGCAGAGCGGGGATTTTGTCCACTcgatatttcaaaaacaGGCATTTTAATGTATCATTAAAAAATATTGCTGTCTGGGGATACTGGCAAAATACTGGACATTATGGTGTGGGATCTCGTCGACAAGGTGctccttggtttgaggcaTTAACAGGTTCTTTCTATCAGTAAAACCATTGTCGCCTTTCTAACATCACTACAATAGATGAATCTGGCTGGGCATGGTTCATTCCTCTCCATAATGGAACTACATCGGTCGGGGTCGTTATGAATGAAAAGATGTATAAAGCAAAACTGCAAGAACCACTACCACCCTCGCCGTTTGCCGCGACAGCCACCGTCAATCCGAGCAGCGAATCTGCACTTGTCATGCGTTATTTGTCCAACCTCTCTTTAACACCTGGTGTTGTAAATTTGATTACAACCTCTGGAAAACTTATAAATGGAAGTGTCAAGAGTGCCAGTGATTTCAGCTACTCTGCCCCGTCATATGCTGGTCCTGGATACAGAATTGTAGGCGATGCTGGAGGTACGCTCAAAAAATGTCCAAAATTCTCGAGTAAACTAACCAAAAATTAGCTTTCATCGACCCCTTCTTTTCAAGTGGTGTACATCTGGCAATGACTTCTGCTTTGTCCGCAGCCGCCACAATCTGTGCTTCAATCCGCGGTCATTGCCTGGAAACTACCGCGGCGGAATGGCACACCCGAAGAGTTTCTACCAGCTACACAAGGTATGTTGATTGGGCCTTTGTCCGTGATTTGGTATGCTCAATCATTTATCAGGTTTCAAGTCGTAGTTTTAAGTGCATATAAACAAATTCGTTCGCAAAGCGACGATATCCTCTCAGACATCGATGAGGATAACTATGATCGAGCCTTTTCCTTTTTACGACCTGGTTAGTCCCCAAATCTCCGTACCTTTTCGCCATCTCATTCGTTCTTTATATCAAGTCATACAAGGGGCTTCTGATATGGGTGCCCGCCTTTCAGAGACGGAGTTACAAAGATCTCTCGACTTTTGTGTCAATCTGTTCAACCCGACTACTCCTGAACAACATGAGCGTCTGGCTCATTGTGGAGATATCGGGAAAGAACTGCTCGATGTAGCTTCCCCTGTGGTTGACCCCTCTGTTTTCGAAGATACTCTCTGTGTTGGACGAGCTCTCGATAATTCCCTTGATGATCCAGCCAACTCTTCTGACGTCGAAAGAGCGACAGAAACGAAAATGATCCTGAACAAGATCAATGCACGTCGTGTCGTCCACCCTGAATATGCAATAAATAACCTCGAGACCGAACCTCTCTCCGGCTACGTCGTAAAACTGGAGAGAGGAAAACTCGGCCTGATCATGGCCCCAAGATGACTTCTTCCGTGAATATCATTTTTCCCCATTGCACTTGACTATCCTCTCTATCCCCTTCTTTATTCTGacgcttcttctttttcagtTAAGCTGTATCCATTCTTTCTCGCTTGACATGTATTTGTATTGTGATTCTTTCGGTCCTCATATCATGCTGCTTCAAGTTGTATTCTTATAGCTTTAGATCCACGGAATTTGCTTCCCTGAGCTCTCCACTGGAACGTACACGTCTTCACCCTTCTATTATTAACCATTGTATCGACAACACTTTTTCCGACTCTTTATCTACTTTTGCCGTTAATTCATATTCCTTTGCGTGTTTCAAATTCGATACAGTATGACAAAAAGTATATATTTGACAATATTACATGATAAATCGCAGATAACCATAATGATTGCGTGCAGAAGTCCTCTGTCGTAAAGTCGTTTCGAAATTCGTAAATTGCTAGTCGTTAGATAGGGATACGTGGGTAGAGAGACCAAATGTAACATGTGAAGAGTGTCAAGGACGCTCTGTCCTTGGAAATATAATCGCGTTTGAAGTCTGAGTTGCAGAATGAATGGACGGTATACGTGAAAAGCGGATCCGAGAATAAGCGGGATTTGTGTGCTTCTGATGCCACGTTACATTGTCTTGAGACTCTCCAGCAGGCTCTCGCCTATGGATAGACGAACGAGGATTGTCAAAATTTACCTTCCGCTGTGCATAGCCAGAAACTCCGGGATTTGAGTTAAATGACGTTAGTACTGAGGACGAGCTCAAGGAATACCGAGCGTTTTTGCAATGTAATGGACTTTGAGGGTCTAAAGGAACTGGCATGGTTAAAGTGTTGCCAAAAGGGCGCGATGACGGTCCATTTTGCTTTCTAGCGGAAGGTGGGGGGTGGTTTCCTTCATTTGGATCAATGGGATATCTGATGGGAACATTAAACAGATATGGATCGTCGTAAGTCAATGGCCGGGGAACGCCGTTTATGGGAGTTTGTAAtttggaagaaggaagatgAGAAGCGTCAGGCGACGATCTCGAAGCGCGATAAGGAGAAGGTGCAGGGGAGTTGATTAATAGGCGAGTCTCCGGATTGTGATTCTGATGCAACACTTTATAATTTTCATCGATTGATTGCTCGCCACGACCATTGCCTGTAGCTTCAAATTGAGCTTCCTTATTCACGGTTCTTGGCCAGTGAGATTGAAGCGGGTAAAGCACGCTTTGAGGAGGCTGATCGTCTAGATTACAGAGTTCATCTTTGAGCTCGGCGTCACCGAAAGTACGAAGTCGACGGGGAGACAATTGTCTTCGCTGTTGTAATGGTTCTTTTTCAGCATCGTCCCCGTCAGGACTAGATTGAGAGATGCGGTAGTAGACATTACGCCACCACGAACGTTGACCACCCTGGTGTCGTACTCGGTTAATAATGGGATTCTGGATACTGTGTTTATCCGCTGTGGCCGTCGTTAAAGATTGGGGAGAAAGTGAAAAGTAATAAAAAACGAACTGTCTTGGCATCGGAGCCTCTCCAGCTCACGGTCGATCTGTTCCTGAAGACTGTCACTCTTCTCCCGCTTCGGATGAAGCCCACGTCGATCAAAATCCTCTAGCATCAGCCACTGCCTTTCTCCCTCTACTTCAACCGCCTTATCAACTTCAATCTGAACACTTGGCAAGGTCGCTGTATTCAATTTGGGACGATGCTCTAACTGCCGAGATACCGACTTCCCGTCACCAGGCAATGGCCTTTGCATTCCAAAGGCACCTGAGTAGTGCCCTTCCCGTTTGACTTTCAAATCGGTTATTGGTTCTCTTCCACGTAGCTTGTAGAACATGTAAACAATCCCAATCCAAATTTCCCGAAAGGTTTCTCGGAAGTCCATTGCATGCGCGAGAGAGCGCCATGGGGGAGTTTTTTGGGGTGTTGCAAATTCATCAAAGACATCGAGACGTGGATATTTGTATGGTTTGTAACTGAACGCCTTAATATgtaagaaagcaaaaagccTGTATTAACAGGTGAGTATGTGCTCGTGCAATTGGGAGTAAGCTCACATCATTTCAAATGTTTCCAGAACTGCAGCAATGCCGATGTTGACGTCATCTGCAGTCATATATTTTGTCTGCAACTACATCAGGTGTTGACACTGATTTGGAGTAACCTAAGACTCACATTTTTAATAACTCCAAACATACTGAGAAGTGACAGAAATGTAGCCTGCCAGAAAGTGAGAAAAACTGTCCACTTTATGTGCAAGTTGCTAAAATAAGTTTCAATACAGAAACTTACCAACAGCCTTCACGGAGAATAGTTTCAATAGAGGCTTGTGCTCCGCCAGTTCAGAGGAGACAGTGACGTAGAGTTGAATCAAGCAGTACATGGCAATAGTTACTGATATTGACATGATGATAGTGATCTGTGTAGCATGACTTAGGTGTAAATGAAAAGTGGAGCTAAAGCTTACATATATATGACCCCATCCCAAACCCCAGGAACTTTCACAGTACAGACCCATGTAGTCAAGAATGACAGCAGCCAGAGTTGATCTGCTCTCACAGAACTATAGgtaaatatatattaatCAGTTTGACAATTTTACTAACGTAGGTCGGATAACACAATATTGAAGTATTCCCCATTTCATCAATTGAAGGAAGTATAGACCATCCTGAATACAGCTTCAAGGTAAACAAAAGCTTGCCACTGCATGTTATGAGAATTCTAACCTTAGGTTTCCATCTAACGAATCCCAGAGGGAAAACCCACTTTGAAATGTGTTTTCCATTTCGTTGAGCAACGGCATCGGCCTCCAAGGACATCCCGCGCCTGATAAAGACGCGCTTTTGCTCTTCGACATCGTGATCCACATACATCAGTAATAGGTAGAAAAAAGCTGTTAAAACA from Psilocybe cubensis strain MGC-MH-2018 chromosome 2, whole genome shotgun sequence encodes the following:
- a CDS encoding Phospholipid:diacylglycerol acyltransferase, which produces MLQQYRPTQLLSRNPVMLSIKGCHTTVQNNLNSFSGHTFGITSPIPKPRHLTTRTRTMRLRKRAKSSYNDPSHNSESSSTQTDSQSTLGRIDSKERLKTEVEVLKKRSHRPFFATGRFLFPLGIVLGTLLGFAFVEPQDLQDLQAQVVTLVNQYDINLPEFPGFDMSRVEAEWTRLRTSIPEVWKFNNDGREFQVGEAMKARGLSAEYPLVLIPGIVSTGLESWSTAPAYRPFFREKLWGGFNMLSQVTFNKEKWIAAMMLDPVTGLDPPDAKIRAAEGIDAASSLIQGYWIWSKIVENLAVINYDTNNLFLAPYDWRLSYYNLEERDGYFSKLKTTIESLRQRQRKKVVVAAHSMGCSVFLVWTLMLILSKWVESPLHGNGGSDWVEKHIESHIAIAPTHLGVAKAMAAFLSGEMKDTVQMHPAGAYVLERFFSRKERQALFRSWAGSASMWMKGGNDVWGNDTHAPDDECDATHSHGQLIAFRANAVESNDKSINMTAVDASTWILEHTPATFQKMLESNYSYGIEKDEAQLARNNLDHTKWSNPLEISLPYAPSMKIYCVYGHGKDTERSYWYARGQYEQDEAFPDAANAQCEEANINECEHNHPPLDMPLSRTSWIDAAYTNETAFPKVRNGVKMGEGDGTVSLISLGAMCVEGWKRKRWNPAGIKITTVELPHRPVPTIPRGGANTSDHVDVLGSTGLNEIILKVAAGVGAEIQDTFVSNIREYSQKIQWD
- a CDS encoding Flavin-dependent halogenase armH1; the encoded protein is MSSAPPSSLPPQVLIVGGGPAGSYAAAALAREGIQPGSAIKFNQFKREGYTDFVALGHNNNAWNVVRSEFDQMLLNHARSTGASVYEQTKVESISFSSTDPSRPVSVSWTHTPPPAPPSPPASPTSSTFSGFFPSDFSVKNFTASGPSHGKTSFTYLIDATGRAGILSTRYFKNRHFNVSLKNIAVWGYWQNTGHYGVGSRRQGAPWFEALTDESGWAWFIPLHNGTTSVGVVMNEKMYKAKLQEPLPPSPFAATATVNPSSESALVMRYLSNLSLTPGVVNLITTSGKLINGSVKSASDFSYSAPSYAGPGYRIVGDAGAFIDPFFSSGVHLAMTSALSAAATICASIRGHCLETTAAEWHTRRVSTSYTRFQVVVLSAYKQIRSQSDDILSDIDEDNYDRAFSFLRPVIQGASDMGARLSETELQRSLDFCVNLFNPTTPEQHERLAHCGDIGKELLDVASPVVDPSVFEDTLCVGRALDNSLDDPANSSDVERATETKMILNKINARRVVHPEYAINNLETEPLSGYVVKLERGKLGLIMAPR
- a CDS encoding Transmembrane protein 184-like protein (Transmembrane protein 184 homolog DDB_G0284525); its protein translation is MYVDHDVEEQKRVFIRRGMSLEADAVAQRNGKHISKWVFPLGFVRWKPKFCESRSTLAAVILDYMGLYCESSWGLGWGHIYITIIMSISVTIAMYCLIQLYVTVSSELAEHKPLLKLFSVKAVVFLTFWQATFLSLLSMFGVIKNTKYMTADDVNIGIAAVLETFEMMLFAFLHIKAFSYKPYKYPRLDVFDEFATPQKTPPWRSLAHAMDFRETFREIWIGIVYMFYKLRGREPITDLKVKREGHYSGAFGMQRPLPGDGKSVSRQLEHRPKLNTATLPSVQIEVDKAVEVEGERQWLMLEDFDRRGLHPKREKSDSLQEQIDRELERLRCQDTDKHSIQNPIINRVRHQGGQRSWWRNVYYRISQSSPDGDDAEKEPLQQRRQLSPRRLRTFGDAELKDELCNLDDQPPQSVLYPLQSHWPRTVNKEAQFEATGNGRGEQSIDENYKVLHQNHNPETRLLINSPAPSPYRASRSSPDASHLPSSKLQTPINGVPRPLTYDDPYLFNVPIRYPIDPNEGNHPPPSARKQNGPSSRPFGNTLTMPVPLDPQSPLHCKNARYSLSSSSVLTSFNSNPGVSGYAQRKVNFDNPRSSIHRREPAGESQDNVTWHQKHTNPAYSRIRFSRIPSIHSATQTSNAIIFPRTERP